A region of Vanessa cardui chromosome 1, ilVanCard2.1, whole genome shotgun sequence DNA encodes the following proteins:
- the LOC124531086 gene encoding serine/arginine repetitive matrix protein 1-like codes for MLGARLKSWMEAQLGRAKKRKQKQTRQSVAPSTGPLPPPHLSSPESAYSTGYSTDGTSPGAAPAPLSAPLAAPLVAPPPPPAPPTTHLYHEPAKRRSSTTVRRCIPEPPICATPSPRPRCRIRTNPWLGGTSPNGKKRTPHLFQQQSLQCPPPQQFQLQHAPYSLDSHKYGSRSPHLSPHVSPHLSPHLSPEPYRSSYYRGGVSSDEECRGVKSRGRETAILSDADVDSDGDTGLDGGDEDEPDSASSPSRRRARRRRPPRRPPRSAGATPPRMRRRCHAPPAPPVRERDPLMEADREAERKYRELIREAEKLLVTVSRAPIEPPHNPRIRELRATEVEAPRRSPERTHVTNFIRANSPEPPRRLSPVARRSPLAAPPPTNRPPVQPLSLHDRPHSEPPKRKAYARDEVLQTLESLRKSLKQQSALLAVQRTRLDSL; via the exons ATGCTGGGCGCGCGGCTCAAGTCATGGATGGAAGCGCAGCTAGGGCGGGCGAAGAAGCGTAAACAGAAGCAGACTAGGCAATCGGTAGCCCCTTCTACCGGACCCTTGCCTCCCCCGCACCTGTCGTCCCCCGAGAGCGCGTATAGTACGGGCTATTCTACGGATGGCACGTCACCGGGCGCGGCACCCGCCCCGCTCTCCGCTCCGCTCGCCGCTCCGCTCGTTGCGCCCCCGCCGCCGCCTGCTCCACCAACCACACACCTCTATCACGAGCCGGCAAAG CGCCGTTCAAGCACAACAGTTCGAAGATGTATACCAGAACCGCCCATCTGTGCGACGCCCTCACCTCGACCGCGGTGTCGAATTCGTACCAACCCGTGGCTAGGCGGAACATCCCCTAACGGAAAGAAACGAACTCCGCATCTCTTCCAGCAACAGTCCTTGCAATGCCCGCCGCCGCAACAGTTTCAATTACAACACGCTCCTTACTCTTTGGATTCACATAAATATGGATCAAG GTCGCCTCATTTGTCACCACACGTGTCACCACATCTATCCCCCCACCTATCCCCAGAGCCTTACAGATCATCATATTACCGAGGTGGGGTGTCAAGCGATGAAGAGTGTAGAGGCGTAAAGAGCAGGGGAAGGGAAACAGCTATACTTTCAGATGCTGACGTTGATTCTGATGGAGATACGGGTTTAGATGGGGGAGATGAAGATGAGCCAGATAGTGCGTCATCACCGAGTAGACGAAGAGCTAGAAGACGTAGACCACCTCGGAGACCACCACGTTCTGCCG GCGCAACTCCACCTCGTATGCGTCGTCGGTGTCATGCACCCCCAGCGCCCCCAGTACGAGAGAGAGATCCACTGATGGAAGCCGATAGAGAAGCCGAGAGAAAGTACCGAGAGTTGATAAGAGAAGCTGAGAAGTTACTCGTTACAGTGTCAAGAGCACCGATAGAACCACCTCATAACCCAAGAATTAGAGAACTGAGAGCTACTGAG GTGGAAGCGCCCCGACGGAGCCCAGAGCGCACTCACGTCACGAATTTCATCCGGGCGAACTCCCCCGAGCCTCCCCGGAGGTTGTCGCCAGTGGCGCGGCGCTCCCCACTCGCGGCCCCCCCACCTACCAATCGGCCCCCCGTTCAGCCCCTTTCGCTCCATGATAGACCACACTCTGAACCGCCTAAGAGAAAGGCGTATGCACGTGATGAG GTGTTACAGACCCTGGAGAGTCTGCGCAAGAGTTTGAAGCAGCAGTCCGCGCTGCTTGCGGTGCAGCGCACGCGCCTCGACTCGCTCTAA